In one Yarrowia lipolytica chromosome 1A, complete sequence genomic region, the following are encoded:
- a CDS encoding uncharacterized protein (Compare to YALI0A14256g, no similarity), whose amino-acid sequence MNSLPSEIVHLVVGHCPLEACVALGDTNTRFRGLTDPFLGEKVRKRCPFMLPRTGTPTMLQEPQKEPTQTEKQQKPTESWRLCARLVLARQKQHLITLSEGHQDPLVYSLKVGMKTLNYVLKTDLDACQGLIDTNNHVEGEEDMKKLCREILDHHQDSPVTVSRPNLSHVTFPEQGVHNFIHHPHPDFTFFSMLQPKGWFLYCAIDKNPLLPIFGPFAFSHPDSFRVFVYDGVVWVDFDGAVLPFVVDAEDNTVRFCKQKMIHGYPEQQGRAFVQGKGELSRYLCNMNGKRICDLESGVNYFLEMGTDRLFY is encoded by the coding sequence ATGAACAGTCTGCCCAGCGAGATCGTGCATCTGGTGGTTGGCCACTGTCCGCTGGAGGCGTGCGTCGCGCTCggcgacacaaacacgcgCTTCAGAGGCCTGACAGATCCGTTTTTGGGCGAAAAAGTGCGGAAACGATGCCCTTTTATGCTCCCGAGAACAGGGACACCGACAATGTTGCAAGAGCCACAGAAGGaaccgacacaaacagaaaaGCAACAGAAACCCACAGAATCATGGCGACTATGTGCTCGACTTGTTCTTGCtcgacagaaacagcaTCTGATCACTCTGTCTGAAGGGCATCAAGATCCTCTAGTCTATTCACTCAAAGTCGGCATGAAGACCCTCAACTACGTGCTCAAGACAGATCTCGATGCGTGTCAAGGCTTAATagacacaaacaaccaCGTCGAGGGCGAAGAAGATATGAAAAAGTTGTGCCGTGAGATTCTGGACCATCATCAAGACTCCCCCGTCACCGTCTCCAGACCCAATCTGAGTCATGTCACCTTCCCTGAACAAGGAGTCCATAACTTCATTCACCATCCCCATCCCGACTTCACCTTCTTCAGTATGCTACAGCCCAAGGGATGGTTCCTCTACTGTGCCATCGACAAGAACCCCCTTCTTCCAATCTTTGGACCCTTTGCTTTCTCTCATCCAGACAGTTTTCGCGTGTTCGTATACGACGGAGTGGTATGGGTGGACTTTGATGGAGCAGTGTTGCCATTTGTTGTTGACGCAGAAGACAATACGGTACGTTTCTGCAAGCAAAAGATGATCCATGGGTACCCAGAACAGCAGGGTAGGGCCTTTGTCCAAGGCAAGGGCGAGTTATCGCGGTACTTGTGCAATATGAACGGCAAACGCATTTGTGATTTGGAATCGGGTGTTAACTATTTCCTTGAAATGGGTACCGATCGGTTATTTTACTGA